A genomic region of Bacteroidales bacterium contains the following coding sequences:
- a CDS encoding ferrous iron transport protein A, producing MKKSLVKMKPGETGTITEIEGGIGVRHHLDSLGIRINKKVEKVSQVLMKGPVTIKVDNSKIAIGRGMASKIYVNADSKDAQ from the coding sequence ATGAAAAAATCTTTGGTTAAGATGAAACCGGGGGAAACGGGTACAATAACGGAAATTGAAGGAGGTATCGGAGTCCGGCATCATCTGGATTCATTGGGCATCAGAATAAATAAAAAAGTTGAAAAGGTGAGTCAGGTACTGATGAAGGGGCCGGTGACCATTAAGGTTGATAACTCAAAAATTGCCATTGGACGGGGAATGGCATCCAAAATATATGTGAACGCCGATTCGAAAGACGCTCAATAA